A section of the Passer domesticus isolate bPasDom1 chromosome 17, bPasDom1.hap1, whole genome shotgun sequence genome encodes:
- the SNRPD3 gene encoding small nuclear ribonucleoprotein Sm D3, with translation MSIGVPIKVLHEAEGHIVTCETNTGEVYRGKLIEAEDNMNCQMSNITVTYRDGRVAQLEQVYIRGSKIRFLILPDMLKNAPMLKSMKNKNQGSGAGRGKAAILKAQVAARGRGRGMGRGNIFQKRR, from the exons atgTCGATTGGAGTGCCAATCAAGGTCCTGCACGAGGCCGAGGGCCACATCGTCACCTGTGAGACCAACACGGGAGAAGTTTATCGAGGCAAACTTATCGAAGCTGAAGACAACATGAATTGTCAG ATGTCCAACATAACAGTGACCTACAGGGATGGACGGGTGGCACAGCTCGAGCAGGTGTACATCAGGGGCAGCAAGATACGGTTTCTCATCTTACCAGACATGCTGAAGAATGCTCCTATGCTAAAGAGCATGAAGAATAAAAACCAGGGCTCTGGAGCTGGGCGAGGGAAAGCAGCTATTCTCAAAGCTCAAG tgGCTGCAAGAGGAAGAGGCCGTGGTATGGGCCGTGGCAACATCTTCCAGAAGCGAAGATAA